Proteins encoded together in one Panthera uncia isolate 11264 chromosome A2, Puncia_PCG_1.0, whole genome shotgun sequence window:
- the ATP8B3 gene encoding phospholipid-transporting ATPase IK isoform X9 — MGSLAYREDLEEEKNSAFTWELEANSRDYNSQFKEKSFLCWQRRKHKSNVIHTAKYNVFSFLPLNLYEQFHRVSNLYFLFIIILQGLPEISTLPWFTLFVPLICLLVIRATRDLVDDIGRHRSDRIINNRPCQTLVGKSFLWRKWEDLYVGDVVCLHKDNIVPADLLLLASTEPSSLCYVETADIDGETNLKFRQAPPVTHHELTSIRKMASFQGKVVCEEPNSRLHHFVGCLEWNGRKHPLDIGNVLLRGCKVRNTDTCYGLVIYAGFDTKIMRNCGKIHLKRSRIDRLLNRLVALIFLSLVLISVALSLGFWSKVKEFKAKHHYVSPRHVQSVAAETFLTFWGFFILLSVMVPMAMFIMVEFIYLGNSMFINWDVHMYYAPQDVPAKARSTSLNDQLGQVGYVFSDKTGTLTQNVMTFKKCCIAGIVYGPDDEEEAPCKGNPYLWNKFADGKFPYRNAELLRAVRGRTDEAVREFWRLLAICHTVMVQEKDHQPVYQAASPDEEALVTAARNFGYVFVARTQDSITVMELGDKRVYQVLAMMDFNSMRKRMSVLVRNPEGAIYLYTKGADVVIFERLSKKGMTEWTTEEALASFAEETLRTLCLAYKRVDEDTYEEWRQRHREASLRLQNRAHALHQVYEEMEKGLQLLGATAIEDRLQDGVCDTIQCLKQGNIKVWVLTGDKQETAVNIGFACQLLSENMLILEEKEITRILEAYWGSNDGLLAGQGLLQSRFLQQTKVAMIINGEFLDQLLLSLRKEPRALVRDEDVDVDVDVEEAWQERGERTTDFLRAQRVSLMWRTLGIQLRGTGLGPRVKDSGARDGPEVRRERAFVELAARCQAVICCRVTPKQKALIVALVKKYQRAVTLAIGDGANDVNMIKTADVGVGLAGPESMQAVQNSDYALAQFCFLKRLLLVHGRWSYVRVCKFLRYFVYKTLASMMAQVWFAFYSGFTAQPLYEGWFLALFNLLFSTLPVLYIGLFEQDVSAERSLELPQLYIAGQKDELFNYWVFLQALAHGTATSLVNFFVTLWVSHDSAGPTSFSDYQSFSVVVALSSLLSITMEAILIIKYWTVLSVLAIFLSFCFYVVVTWGCQSFWLFQISPENFPFLYADRNVLSHPSILLVILLNVSLNTLPTLALRVIYQALEKPRPKEVEEAPSEDITAVEPAPYLRRESRRRRSSYAFSHREGYAELITQGTILRRAPGVDNDMLMGQIIPCHEELSPSIQESPRCSRKMSLLGKTGHQHRGKVSSRDGGRAARRPQIPSDPRLPAGAGGPGRPRRRCGGSGRSHGGRGGGRRGRRGSPAPPAARGRGGQGVPRGVTARARGGRSGARGGGAAPPRPPTPEEQ; from the exons ATGGGCAGCCTCGCCTACCGAGAGGACCTCGAGGAGGAGAAGAACTCCG CGTTCACCTGGGAGCTGGAAGCCAACAGCAGGGACTACAACAGCCAGTTCAAGGAGAAGTCTTTCCTGTGCTGGCAGAGGAGGAAGCATAAG AGCAATGTCATCCACACGGCCAAGTACAACGTCTTCTCCTTCTTGCCCCTGAACCTGTATGAGCAGTTCCACCGCGTGTCGAACCTCTACTTCCTTTTTATCATCATTCTCCAG GGCCTCCCCGAGATCTCCACGCTGCCCTGGTTCACTCTTTTTGTCCCGCTCATCTGCCTCCTCGTCATCCGGGCCACCCGAGATCTGGTGGACGACATC GGGCGACACAGAAGCGACAGAATCATCAACAACAGGCCTTGCCAGACCCTGGTGGGGAAGAG cTTCCTGTGGAGAAAGTGGGAGGACCTGTATGTGGGAGACGTGGTCTGCCTGCACAAAGACAACATCGTCCCG GCCGACTTACTCCTGCTGGCCAGCACCGAGCCCAGCAGTTTGTGCTACGTGGAAACTGCAGACATCGATGG GGAGACCAACCTGAAGTTCAGGCAGGCCCCGCCGGTCACCCACCACGAGCTGACCAGTATAAGGAAGATGGCATCCTTCCAAG GCAAGGTGGTGTGTGAGGAACCCAACAGCAGGTTGCACcactttgtggggtgcctggagtGGAACGGCAGGAAGCACCCCCTGGACATCGGCAACGTGCTCCTGCGCGGCTGCAAGGTCCGGAACACGGACACCTGCTACGGGCTGGTCATCTACGCCG GTTTCGACACCAAGATCATGAGGAACTGTGGCAAGATCCATCTGAAGAGAAGCAGGATAGACCGTCTGCTGAACAGGCTGGTGGCCCTG ATCTTTCTGTCCCTGGTGCTGATCTCCGTGGCCTTGAGCTTGGGCTTCTGGTCCAAGGTGAAGGAGTTCAAGGCCAAGCACCACTACGTGTCCCCGAGGCACGTGCAGAGCGTGGCCGCCGAGACCTTCCTCACCTTCTGGGGCTTCTTCATCCTGCTCAGCGTCATGGTGCCCATGGCCATGTTCATCAT GGTCGAGTTCATCTACCTGGGCAACAGCATGTTCATCAACTGGGACGTACACATGTACTACGCGCCACAGGACGTGCCCGCCAAGGCCCGCAGCACCAGCCTCAACGACCAGCTGGGCCAGGTGGGGTACGTGTTCTCGGACAAGACGGGCACGCTCACGCAGAACGTCATGACCTTCAAGAAGTGCTGCATCGCCGGCATCGTCTACG GCCCCGACGATGAGGAGGAGGCCCCATGTAAG GGGAACCCCTACCTCTGGAACAAATTTGCCGACGGGAAGTTCCCTTACCGGAACGCGGAGCTCCTGCGAGCCGTTCGGGGCCGCACGGACGAGGCGGTGCGGGAGTTCTGgcgtctgctggccatctgtcaCACTGTGATGGTCCAGGAGAAAGACC ACCAGCCGGTGTACCAGGCGGCATCCCCGGACGAGGAGGCGCTGGTCACGGCGGCCCGGAATTTTGGCTACGTGTTCGTGGCGCGCACGCAGGACAGCATCACGGTGATGGAGCTGGGGGACAAACGGGTGTATCAGGTCCTGGCCATGATGGACTTCAACAGCATGCGGAAGCGCATGTCGGTGCTGG TCCGAAACCCCGAGGGCGCCATCTACCTCTACACCAAAGGCGCCGACGTGGTCATCTTTGAGCGCTTGAGCAAGAAAGGCATGACAGAGTGGACCACGGAGGAGGCCTTGGCT TCCTTTGCCGAGGAGACCCTGCGGACCCTGTGCCTGGCCTACAAGAGGGTGGACGAGGACACGTACGAGGAGTGGCGCCAGCGGCACCGGGAAGCCAGCCTGCGGCTGCAGAACCGGGCCCACGCCCTGCACCAGGTGTACGAGGAGATGGAGAAAGGCCTGCAG ctgctGGGAGCCACAGCCATCGAGGACAGACTCCAGGACGGCGTCTGCGACACCATCCAGTGTCTCAAGCAGGGGAACATCAAAGTGTGGGTACTCACAGGGGATAAGCAAG AGACGGCGGTGAACATCGGTTTTGCCTGCCAGCTGCTGTCGGAGAACATGCTCATTCTGGAGGAGAAGGAGATCAC tcgGATCCTGGAGGCCTACTGGGGGAGCAACGACGGCCTGCTGGCCGGCCAGGGCCTCCTGCAGAGCCGCTTCCTGCAGCAGACCAAGGTGGCCATGATCATCAACGGGGAGTTCCTG GACCAGCTGCTGCTGTCCCTGCGCAAGGAGCCGCGGGCGCTGGTGCGCGACGAGGACGTGGACGTGGACGTGGACGTGGAGGAGGCCTGGCAGGAGCGCGGCGAGCGGACGACGGACTTCCTGCGCGCCCAGAGGGTGTCCCTGATGTGGCGGACCCTCGGGATCCAGCTGAGGGGCACGGGGCTGGGGCCGCGGGTCAAGGACTCCGGCGCCCGCGACGGCCCCGAGGTGCGGCGCGAGCGGGCCTTCGTGGAGCTGGCCGCCCGTTGCCAAGCGGTCATCTGCTGCCGCGTGACGCCCAAGCAGAAGGCTCTGATCGTGGCGCTGGTCAAGAAATACCAGCGCGCGGTGACCCTGGCCATCGGGGACGGCGCCAACGACGTCAACATGATCAAGA CCGCGGACGTCGGCGTGGGGCTGGCGGGCCCGGAGAGCATGCAGGCGGTTCAGAACAGCGACTACGCGCTGGCCCAGTTCTGCTTCCTGAAGCGCCTGCTGCTGGTGCACGGCCGCTGGTCCTACGTGCGGGTGTGCAAGTTCCTTCGCTACTTCGTGTACAAGACGCTGGCCAGCATGATGGCTCAGGTCTGGTTCGCCTTCTACAGCGGCTTCACCGCCCAG CCTCTGTACGAAGGCTGGTTCCTGGCACTCTTCAACCTGCTGTTCAGCACACTCCCGGTCCTCTACATTGGTCTCTTCGAGCAG gacGTGAGTGCCGAGCGGAGTCTGGAGCTGCCCCAGCTATACATCGCAGGCCAGAAGGACGAGCTCTTTAACTACTGGGTCTTTCTCCAGGCCCTTGCCCATGGCACGGCCACCTCCCTGGTCAACTTCTTCGTGACCCTGTGGGTCAGCCACGACTCGGCCGGGCCCACCAGCTTCAGTGACtatcagtctttctctgtggTCGTGGCCCTGTCGAGCCTGCTGTCCATCACCATGGAG GCCATACTCATCATCAAGTACTGGACGGTCCTGTCTGTGCTGGCCATATTCCTCAGCTTCTGCTTCTACGTGGTCGTCACTTGGGGCTGCCAGAGTTTCTGGCTCTTCCAAATCTCCCCTGAGAACTTCCCGTTCCTGT ATGCTGACCGCAATGTGCTGTCCCACCCCTCCATCCTGCTGGTGATCCTGCTGAATGTGTCACTAAACACCCTGCCTACACTGGCCCTGCGTGTCATTTACCAAGCCCTCGAGAAGCCACGCCCCAAG gaggtggaggaggccCCGAGCGAGGACATCACAGCGGTGGAACCTGCGCCCTACCTCCGCCGGGAGTCGCGCAGGCGGCGCTCCAGCTACGCCTTCTCCCACCGCGAGGGCTACGCGGAGCTCATCACGCAGGGCACGATTCTGCGCAGGGCGCCGGGGGTCGACAACGACATGCTGATGGGCCAGATAATCCCGTGCCACGAAGAGCTGTCCCCGAGCATCCAGGAGTCCCCCCGGTGCTCCAGGAAGATGTCGCTCCTGGGGAAGACGGGGCACCAGCACCGGGGCAAGGTGTCCTCGAGGGACGGGGGACGAGCAGCCCGCCGTCCTCAGATCCCCTCAGATCCCCGGCTCCCCGCGGGAGCCGGCGGTCCGGGGCGTCCCAGGAGACGTTGCGGGGGGAGCGGGAGGAGTCACGGTGGTCGAGGGGGAGGGCGCCGGGGCCGTCGGggttcccccgcccccccagcagCCCGCGGACGAGGGGGGCAAGGTGTCCCCCGTGGGGTGACTGCCCGTGCCCGGGGAGGGCGCAGTGGCGCCCGAGGCGGCGGGGCAGCCCCTCCCCGACCCCCGACCCCCGAAGAGCAGTGA